A portion of the Treponema rectale genome contains these proteins:
- a CDS encoding V-type ATP synthase subunit B encodes MKGIEYTGLTKVDGPIIAVKRSENSSYDEVVYVRDKNGEKRTGRIIDLNETAAIVQIFGSTTGLDLENTTVEFLEQPLELTVGRGLLGRIFNGLGEPIDGYPPVISDKKVNVNGNPINPYARVYPRDFIQTGISSIDGMNTLIRGQKLPIFSGNGLPHNKLAAQIIRQAKLLNNDEEFVMVFAGMGIKYDVAQFFKHTFEESGVLSKVVMFQSLADAPSIERIITPRCALTAAEYLAYECNMHVLVVMTDMTNYCEALREISTTRGEVPGRKGYPGYLYSNLAELYERAGKIQGSSGSITQIPILTMPNDDISHPIPDLTGYITEGQIVLDREMSAKGMYPPVSGLPSLSRLMKDGIGEGMTREDHAAVSSQLFASYSKVKSIRNLASIIGEEELSELDRLYLKFGNELEAKFFTQGEYEDRSIDQTLDLGWKLLSILPREELYRIKDELIDKYLPSETEGEAL; translated from the coding sequence ATGAAGGGAATTGAATATACAGGGCTTACTAAAGTTGACGGACCTATCATCGCCGTAAAGCGCAGTGAAAACTCAAGCTACGACGAAGTTGTCTATGTCCGTGATAAGAACGGAGAAAAACGTACAGGCCGTATCATTGATTTAAATGAAACGGCTGCCATTGTTCAGATTTTTGGCAGCACGACCGGCCTTGATCTTGAAAATACTACCGTTGAATTTCTTGAGCAGCCTCTCGAACTTACTGTAGGCAGAGGACTGCTGGGAAGAATTTTTAACGGACTTGGAGAACCGATAGACGGATACCCGCCTGTAATCAGTGATAAAAAAGTAAATGTCAACGGAAATCCTATAAATCCTTACGCCCGTGTATATCCGAGGGACTTTATTCAGACAGGAATTTCTTCTATTGATGGTATGAATACTCTTATCCGCGGACAGAAACTTCCTATATTTTCCGGTAACGGACTTCCTCATAATAAACTTGCAGCTCAGATTATACGTCAGGCAAAGCTTTTGAATAATGATGAAGAATTCGTAATGGTCTTTGCAGGTATGGGTATTAAATATGATGTTGCACAGTTTTTTAAGCATACTTTCGAAGAATCAGGTGTACTTTCAAAGGTTGTAATGTTTCAGTCTCTTGCAGATGCTCCTTCAATTGAACGAATTATTACTCCCCGCTGCGCCCTTACTGCAGCAGAATACCTTGCCTATGAATGCAACATGCATGTTCTGGTAGTAATGACTGATATGACCAACTACTGTGAAGCCCTTCGTGAAATTTCTACTACAAGGGGAGAAGTTCCGGGACGTAAGGGATATCCTGGATATCTTTATTCCAATCTTGCGGAATTATATGAGAGGGCCGGTAAAATTCAGGGCTCGTCAGGTTCAATTACACAGATTCCGATTCTTACAATGCCAAATGATGATATCTCACATCCGATTCCTGATCTTACAGGATATATTACGGAAGGACAGATTGTTCTTGACAGGGAAATGTCTGCAAAAGGCATGTATCCGCCGGTTTCCGGGCTTCCATCCTTAAGCCGCCTTATGAAAGACGGTATCGGTGAAGGCATGACCAGGGAAGACCATGCGGCTGTTTCAAGCCAGCTGTTTGCTTCGTACAGTAAGGTAAAATCCATCCGCAATCTTGCTTCGATTATCGGAGAAGAAGAACTGAGTGAACTGGACCGGCTTTATCTGAAATTCGGAAATGAACTCGAGGCAAAATTTTTTACTCAGGGTGAATATGAAGATCGTTCCATTGACCAGACTCTGGATTTGGGATGGAAACTGCTTTCAATTCTTCCCCGTGAGGAACTGTACCGCATTAAGGATGAGCTTATTGATAAATATCTTCCTTCTGAAACGGAAGGGGAGGCTCTGTAA
- a CDS encoding V-type ATP synthase subunit D: MAKLNVAPTKSNLLVIKEQLAISTEGYDLLEQKREILVMELMKVVERVRLLEADIDKCIAKAYPSLKNMLMNVGGEKAERIAKSVSYDFHIDSKPVVIGGMNFTTLDVVLPERKLFSSIIGSYPDSDQVMEDFFKLLSLLTQLASVRTIAWRLAMEVKKTQRRVNALDKMVIPQNTETVKYIESVLEERERENVFVLKALKNRQDFE; the protein is encoded by the coding sequence ATGGCTAAACTTAATGTCGCACCTACAAAGTCTAATCTTCTTGTAATAAAGGAGCAGCTTGCCATAAGTACGGAAGGATATGATCTTCTTGAACAGAAGCGCGAAATCCTTGTAATGGAACTTATGAAAGTTGTGGAGAGGGTCAGACTTTTAGAGGCTGATATTGATAAATGCATTGCTAAGGCATATCCCTCATTAAAAAACATGCTCATGAATGTTGGCGGAGAAAAAGCCGAGCGTATTGCAAAAAGCGTAAGCTATGATTTTCATATAGACAGTAAGCCTGTTGTTATAGGCGGAATGAATTTTACTACTCTGGATGTTGTTCTTCCTGAACGAAAACTTTTTTCATCCATAATCGGATCATATCCTGACAGTGACCAGGTTATGGAAGATTTTTTTAAATTGCTTTCTCTTTTGACTCAGCTGGCTTCTGTACGAACGATAGCCTGGCGTCTTGCGATGGAAGTAAAGAAAACCCAGAGGCGCGTAAATGCTCTTGATAAAATGGTAATTCCTCAGAATACGGAAACAGTAAAATATATAGAAAGTGTACTTGAAGAACGGGAGCGTGAAAATGTTTTTGTTCTCAAGGCCTTAAAAAACCGTCAGGATTTTGAATAA
- a CDS encoding universal stress protein — MKKLLEKVLVACNGSDSSLRAVKYGIILSRQTQVQVKVVYIVDSASIKQLTLSRFMDPDEARKISQRLEEDGKNILEHIKLLAKSKKVNIETELRDGAVWSQVISAADEWDADLILLGGTSEGNNMRALNRASVTKQDSEIIGSAHSSVMVVREPHIDQLFKIL; from the coding sequence ATGAAAAAGCTTTTAGAAAAAGTTCTTGTTGCCTGTAACGGCTCTGATTCATCATTAAGGGCTGTAAAGTACGGGATAATTCTTTCCAGACAAACACAGGTTCAGGTGAAGGTTGTTTATATTGTTGACAGTGCTTCAATAAAGCAGCTTACATTATCCAGGTTTATGGATCCGGATGAAGCCAGAAAAATTTCACAGAGGCTTGAAGAGGATGGCAAAAATATTCTTGAGCATATAAAGCTTCTTGCAAAATCAAAAAAAGTTAATATTGAAACTGAACTTAGGGACGGGGCTGTATGGTCTCAGGTAATTTCTGCTGCTGATGAATGGGATGCAGATCTTATTCTTTTGGGAGGAACTTCAGAAGGAAACAACATGAGGGCATTGAACAGGGCTTCCGTTACAAAGCAGGACAGTGAAATAATCGGAAGTGCCCATTCCAGTGTCATGGTTGTCCGGGAACCCCACATCGATCAGTTATTTAAAATTTTATAA
- a CDS encoding response regulator transcription factor, with translation MRILLVEDEVRLSQALVEIFQKNRYGIDAVYNGADGLKYARSGIYDAIILDMMLPEIDGITILKTLREEKNQVPVLFLTAKDDIDTKVRGLDCGADDYVTKPFSTEELLARVRALTRRKGEVIDSSLTVGDLVLNKRKCELQKKDGESIKLSLKEFQIVDLLFENPGQIINKERIIEKIWGGDSDAEYNNVEVYISFIRKKMEHLQVSTVIRTARGIGYSLEAKK, from the coding sequence ATGAGAATATTACTTGTAGAAGATGAGGTCCGCCTCTCACAGGCGCTGGTTGAGATTTTTCAGAAGAATCGTTATGGAATTGACGCTGTTTATAATGGTGCCGATGGACTTAAGTATGCAAGATCAGGAATTTATGATGCAATCATTCTGGATATGATGCTTCCTGAAATTGATGGAATTACAATTTTAAAGACACTCCGTGAAGAAAAAAATCAGGTTCCGGTTCTTTTCCTTACAGCAAAGGATGATATTGATACAAAGGTAAGGGGACTGGATTGCGGAGCCGATGATTACGTTACAAAGCCTTTCAGTACGGAAGAACTTCTTGCAAGGGTACGTGCCCTTACACGCCGCAAGGGAGAAGTTATAGATTCCAGTCTTACTGTTGGTGATCTTGTCCTTAATAAAAGAAAATGCGAGCTTCAGAAAAAAGACGGAGAGTCGATTAAGCTTTCCCTTAAGGAGTTTCAGATTGTAGATCTTCTGTTTGAAAATCCCGGACAGATTATCAATAAGGAAAGAATTATTGAAAAAATCTGGGGCGGTGATTCTGATGCAGAATACAATAATGTTGAAGTTTATATTTCCTTTATTCGCAAAAAGATGGAACACCTTCAGGTTTCTACAGTTATTCGTACAGCCAGGGGCATAGGATATTCGCTGGAAGCTAAAAAGTGA
- a CDS encoding sensor histidine kinase gives MKNSCHDPIFRKVHFNLFMTAGVAVSLLFAAFFLLFNIYIIGNNYADTDDYFEAVSPENFFPKYLDNPPYQKDIRENFVPGNGERRRLDKFDSKDFSDEEPLEEMSDTGPRRRPPLREARPVEYKDHFVAHVNQDGDIVVNFHKFSDDQTFSDEYVQALVKRMMKEGRIQNYNFEGFAYRFTPHGNGFSVVIIDRRNEVFNEHHYAVISIIIFIMASVSGFLLAWKFTWDALSTAEESYSSQKRFIADASHELKTPISVIGANIDVLEQEIPDNKWLGYIKTENTRMSQLVKDLLYLAKNDAGQIEYTKMPFDLVNACACSVLAFESIAFEQNKRLELDSPNEKIFITGDESKIRQVIIILTDNALKNSEKNALVKVSCYIEGNYACVRVWNSGHGIAAADIPKIFDRFFRSDVSRSRVTGGSGLGLPIALSIAKTHGGTITVESKVNEYAVFILKLPLEKNS, from the coding sequence GTGAAAAATTCTTGCCATGACCCTATATTCAGAAAGGTACACTTCAATCTCTTTATGACGGCGGGAGTTGCCGTCAGTCTGTTGTTCGCAGCTTTTTTTCTGCTGTTTAATATCTACATAATTGGAAATAATTATGCAGATACGGACGATTATTTTGAGGCTGTTTCACCTGAGAATTTTTTTCCAAAGTATCTGGATAATCCTCCCTATCAGAAAGATATAAGGGAAAATTTTGTTCCTGGTAACGGAGAACGAAGACGGCTGGACAAATTTGACAGTAAGGACTTCTCTGATGAGGAACCTTTGGAAGAAATGTCTGATACGGGGCCACGGCGCAGACCTCCTTTAAGGGAGGCCCGTCCTGTAGAATACAAAGATCATTTTGTTGCTCATGTAAATCAGGATGGAGATATTGTAGTTAATTTTCATAAATTTTCTGATGATCAGACTTTTTCTGATGAATATGTACAGGCCCTTGTAAAAAGGATGATGAAAGAAGGGCGCATTCAGAATTATAATTTTGAGGGATTTGCCTACAGATTTACCCCTCACGGAAACGGTTTTTCTGTCGTAATTATTGACAGAAGAAACGAAGTTTTTAATGAACACCATTATGCAGTTATTTCCATAATCATTTTTATCATGGCGTCAGTTTCAGGTTTTTTACTTGCATGGAAATTTACCTGGGACGCTCTTTCCACGGCAGAAGAATCTTACAGCAGTCAGAAACGCTTTATTGCTGATGCAAGCCATGAATTAAAGACCCCTATCAGTGTTATTGGTGCAAATATTGATGTTCTTGAACAGGAAATTCCGGATAACAAATGGCTCGGTTATATAAAAACTGAAAATACAAGAATGAGTCAGCTTGTAAAGGATCTTCTGTATCTTGCAAAAAATGATGCAGGTCAGATTGAATACACGAAAATGCCTTTTGATCTTGTAAATGCCTGTGCCTGCTCGGTTCTTGCATTTGAAAGCATTGCCTTTGAACAGAATAAACGGCTTGAACTTGATAGTCCAAATGAAAAAATATTCATTACCGGGGATGAATCAAAAATCAGGCAGGTAATAATCATTCTTACGGATAATGCCCTTAAAAACTCAGAAAAGAATGCTCTTGTAAAAGTGAGTTGTTATATAGAAGGAAATTATGCCTGTGTAAGGGTATGGAATTCCGGACATGGAATTGCTGCTGCTGACATTCCGAAGATATTTGACAGGTTTTTCAGAAGTGATGTGTCCCGCTCAAGAGTTACCGGCGGTTCAGGCCTTGGACTTCCTATTGCATTGAGTATAGCTAAAACTCATGGAGGAACGATTACGGTAGAAAGCAAGGTAAATGAATATGCCGTATTCATTCTGAAACTTCCACTCGAAAAGAACAGCTGA
- a CDS encoding LL-diaminopimelate aminotransferase, with protein MIERNKGFANLAAGYLFPEVAKRRREYQAKHPDAKIISLGIGNTTEPLTPHIAKAMADYAKSLGTAKGYSGYGDEQGNAELRAKIAEVLYPKMAKADEVFISDGAKCDIARIQTLFGRNVKISVQDPAYPVYVDGSVVVGAAGASSKKGYKGVTYLPCTAENKFFPELEKIPADSIIYFCSPNNPTGACATKAQLKKLVDYANKNGCIIIFDAAYYAFIRDDKLPRTIYEIPGARKCAIEINSFSKLAGFTGVRLGWSVVPSDVKFADGTPVKQDWNRVMTTLFNGASNIAQAGGLAALDKEGQKETKALVDYYLENARLMEAALTGENFKKAGVKVYYTGDSPYLWVNFPGWKSWDIFDKILDECNVVTTPGSGFGPAGESYLRFSSFGHRKDVQEACKRLSKLVL; from the coding sequence ATGATAGAAAGAAACAAAGGTTTTGCAAATCTTGCAGCCGGTTATCTTTTTCCGGAAGTTGCAAAAAGAAGACGTGAATATCAGGCAAAGCATCCTGATGCAAAAATAATCAGCCTTGGAATAGGAAATACAACGGAGCCTCTTACTCCTCATATTGCAAAGGCTATGGCGGATTATGCAAAATCTTTGGGAACTGCAAAAGGTTATTCCGGTTATGGAGATGAGCAGGGAAATGCTGAACTCCGTGCAAAGATTGCAGAAGTTCTTTATCCAAAAATGGCAAAAGCTGATGAAGTGTTTATTTCTGATGGCGCAAAATGTGATATTGCCCGTATTCAGACTTTATTCGGCCGCAATGTAAAGATTTCAGTTCAGGATCCTGCATATCCTGTTTATGTTGATGGAAGTGTTGTTGTCGGTGCAGCCGGTGCTTCATCAAAAAAAGGATATAAAGGCGTAACTTATCTTCCATGTACTGCAGAAAACAAATTCTTCCCGGAACTTGAAAAAATTCCTGCAGATTCAATTATCTATTTCTGTTCTCCTAATAATCCGACAGGTGCCTGTGCTACAAAGGCTCAGTTAAAGAAACTTGTTGATTACGCAAATAAAAATGGCTGCATTATTATTTTTGATGCTGCATACTATGCTTTTATCCGTGATGACAAGCTTCCGCGTACAATTTACGAAATTCCGGGTGCCCGCAAGTGTGCCATTGAAATAAATTCTTTTTCAAAACTTGCAGGATTTACCGGAGTACGTCTGGGATGGTCTGTCGTGCCTTCTGATGTAAAATTTGCAGATGGAACGCCTGTAAAACAGGACTGGAACCGCGTAATGACAACTCTGTTTAACGGAGCAAGTAATATTGCCCAGGCTGGCGGACTTGCTGCTCTTGATAAGGAAGGACAGAAAGAAACAAAGGCTCTTGTTGATTATTACCTTGAAAATGCAAGGCTTATGGAAGCAGCCCTTACAGGAGAAAACTTTAAGAAAGCAGGCGTAAAAGTTTATTATACCGGAGATTCTCCATATCTTTGGGTTAATTTTCCAGGATGGAAGAGCTGGGACATATTTGACAAAATTCTTGATGAATGTAATGTAGTTACAACTCCTGGATCAGGATTCGGACCTGCAGGTGAAAGCTATCTGCGTTTCTCAAGCTTCGGTCATAGAAAAGACGTTCAGGAAGCCTGCAAGCGTCTTTCAAAGCTTGTACTCTAG
- a CDS encoding chemotaxis protein CheA, whose amino-acid sequence MSDYLDSNNEELLKDFFAEAEQQVETLESNILVIENDPSNHDAIDEIFRAAHTLKGGSATVEMTELAEFCHDVEDLLDAVRSDLVEVNEPIVDVLLSGIDTIKAMLEARSNGTVYQEDVSPIVEKIKSFIPEKGGKKKEKAPVQLPAGMLGAKPAPAPAAAPAPAAGNGMPALPALSDSDYNELKGALEEGQQLWAVNVTFDESNPMNSVGGIQVFAALKNCGSVLKTVPEFEALYEDEFHFQVVYYLASASEASAIEDAAFLDDVTIGVDASLVKGGAASSLQAAEVQAPAPAAAPEPVVEPVKQAAEVQAPAPAAEKEEAASESVPATTANVQQAKKSVAPAHSAVQTGSILRVDSKRVDNLMNLVSETVITKAAFNQNGLQMADLQVKLASLNSQFKEKQRQLLDAIPKIVEEVQGGASVKDVRQKFSDEYGSMASWFDSFETEFKTSSTKYRATTQNLGRISSELQEGVMKIRMVPIGTIFNRFPRVVRDLCRDLGRKVNLIIEGEDTELDKTVVDDLLDPIMHCIRNSVDHGVEPPEVRVAAGKDETGTVILRAANEGNMIVIDVIDDGEGINVEKVKEKAIKKGLISPNKVLTNQDAYNLIFLPGFSTSDKISNVSGRGVGLDVVKTMVEKLKGTITVTSEKDKGTKFSIRLPLTLAIIQGLLVRVGKEVYSIPITNVIESQRVKLDTINTIDNYEVLNVRNEVISILRLNRLFGIKNSHNGEYCFIVIVGSQEKKIGVMVDALIGEEDVVIKPLHDQFTSSPGIAGASVLGDGSVSLIIDVSQLLDLGVKQELNAQQIREEAIKNSN is encoded by the coding sequence ATGAGTGATTATCTTGACAGTAATAATGAAGAACTTCTCAAGGATTTTTTCGCTGAAGCTGAGCAGCAGGTGGAGACTCTGGAGAGCAATATACTTGTTATCGAGAACGATCCGTCTAATCACGACGCTATAGATGAAATTTTCCGTGCAGCGCATACATTAAAAGGTGGATCTGCTACAGTAGAGATGACGGAACTTGCAGAATTCTGTCATGATGTTGAAGATTTGCTTGATGCGGTGCGAAGTGATCTTGTAGAGGTTAACGAACCGATAGTAGACGTACTCCTTTCAGGTATTGATACCATTAAGGCTATGCTTGAAGCAAGAAGCAATGGTACTGTATATCAGGAAGATGTATCTCCTATTGTTGAAAAAATAAAATCATTTATTCCTGAAAAGGGTGGTAAAAAGAAAGAAAAGGCTCCTGTTCAGCTTCCGGCTGGAATGCTTGGTGCAAAACCGGCTCCTGCTCCTGCTGCAGCTCCGGCACCTGCTGCCGGTAACGGTATGCCTGCTTTACCTGCTCTTTCTGACAGTGATTACAATGAGCTTAAGGGTGCCCTTGAGGAAGGACAGCAGCTTTGGGCAGTAAACGTTACTTTTGATGAATCAAATCCTATGAATTCTGTAGGTGGTATTCAGGTTTTTGCAGCCCTTAAAAACTGTGGTTCAGTTCTTAAAACTGTTCCTGAGTTTGAAGCTCTTTATGAAGATGAATTCCATTTTCAGGTTGTATATTATCTGGCTTCGGCTTCTGAAGCTTCGGCTATCGAAGACGCAGCTTTTCTTGATGACGTAACGATAGGTGTTGATGCTTCTCTTGTTAAGGGTGGAGCAGCTTCATCTCTTCAGGCTGCGGAAGTTCAGGCACCTGCACCTGCTGCAGCTCCGGAACCGGTTGTTGAACCTGTAAAACAGGCTGCGGAAGTTCAGGCTCCTGCACCTGCTGCAGAAAAAGAAGAAGCTGCGTCAGAATCTGTTCCTGCTACTACAGCAAATGTTCAGCAGGCAAAGAAATCTGTTGCTCCGGCACATTCAGCAGTTCAGACTGGCTCCATACTTCGTGTAGATTCAAAGCGTGTTGATAACCTTATGAATCTTGTCAGTGAGACTGTTATTACTAAGGCTGCCTTTAACCAGAATGGACTTCAGATGGCTGACCTTCAGGTAAAACTTGCCAGCCTTAATTCTCAGTTTAAGGAAAAACAGAGACAGCTTCTTGATGCAATTCCAAAAATTGTTGAAGAAGTGCAGGGGGGTGCTTCCGTTAAGGATGTCCGCCAGAAATTCTCTGATGAATACGGTTCAATGGCATCATGGTTTGATTCCTTTGAAACTGAATTTAAGACTTCTTCTACAAAATATCGTGCAACTACGCAGAATCTTGGACGTATTTCCAGTGAACTTCAGGAAGGCGTAATGAAGATCCGCATGGTTCCTATTGGAACTATCTTCAACCGCTTCCCTCGTGTTGTACGTGACCTTTGCCGTGATTTAGGCCGTAAAGTAAACCTTATCATTGAAGGTGAAGATACGGAACTTGATAAGACTGTAGTTGATGATCTTCTTGATCCGATTATGCACTGTATCAGAAACTCAGTTGATCATGGTGTTGAACCTCCTGAAGTTCGTGTTGCAGCCGGTAAGGATGAGACAGGTACTGTAATTCTTCGTGCAGCTAACGAAGGAAATATGATTGTCATTGATGTTATTGATGACGGTGAAGGTATTAACGTAGAAAAGGTTAAGGAAAAGGCAATCAAGAAGGGACTTATCAGTCCTAATAAGGTTCTTACTAACCAGGATGCCTATAATCTTATATTCCTTCCTGGATTCTCTACAAGCGATAAAATCAGTAACGTTTCCGGACGTGGTGTTGGTCTTGATGTCGTTAAGACTATGGTAGAAAAACTTAAGGGTACGATTACTGTAACTTCAGAAAAGGATAAGGGTACGAAGTTCTCCATCAGGCTTCCGCTTACTCTTGCAATCATTCAGGGTCTGCTTGTACGTGTTGGAAAAGAAGTTTATTCAATTCCAATTACAAACGTTATTGAAAGCCAGCGGGTAAAACTTGATACAATAAATACTATCGATAATTATGAAGTACTTAATGTCAGAAATGAAGTTATTTCTATTCTCAGACTTAACCGCCTTTTCGGCATAAAGAACTCTCATAACGGCGAATATTGCTTCATCGTAATTGTTGGTTCTCAGGAAAAGAAAATCGGCGTTATGGTTGATGCTCTTATTGGTGAAGAAGATGTTGTTATTAAACCGCTTCATGATCAGTTTACTTCTTCTCCTGGAATTGCGGGTGCTTCAGTTTTAGGTGACGGTTCGGTTTCCCTTATTATTGATGTCAGCCAGCTTTTGGATTTGGGTGTTAAGCAGGAACTTAATGCACAACAGATTCGTGAAGAAGCCATTAAGAATTCTAACTGA
- a CDS encoding CheR family methyltransferase, translated as MGTIQDKLSVLASTTESAESGLTNEQLDEEKKKVAVVDYKMVTFSLCGKDYAIDIMKVKEIAKAGRFTYVPNTLPFVLGVYNLRGDIIPIIDLRLFFNIEIPERDDNALENMLIVTVGEQTFGVVVDAIDKVVGIQKSTIQPPHPLFGDINIKYIYGVVEAERHLYILLDIDKIFGVRTPEEEREMAETATAQMKKRQAAAIAIQQQRTASPEGVPAQAVPEKKEVDLNFIADSLKNFKKFYLTDVNRDWVKKRYAEWEKTRGEDKTQLQSDSDAELFLKPFYSRCNETWWTEDFAESVAKALPENSAKNIVVWNPGCGKGYESYSLACLLKKRYPNAKIKVYGHDVDLLSVSNAPLMNLTDQASADWYQPYTTKTVSGDFTFSKEIKDSVMFEYHDCVHTNNLPPIDIIFARDVLSFLSEDSQKTVLTDFNEKMKGNGVIIVGDNENIAIPGWNKKQSGSVAVYSK; from the coding sequence ATGGGAACTATACAGGATAAACTTAGCGTATTAGCCAGTACAACCGAAAGTGCAGAAAGCGGCCTCACAAACGAACAGCTCGATGAAGAAAAAAAGAAGGTTGCTGTCGTTGACTATAAGATGGTTACTTTCTCTCTTTGCGGAAAGGACTATGCAATCGACATTATGAAGGTTAAGGAAATTGCCAAGGCAGGTCGTTTTACTTATGTGCCTAACACTTTGCCTTTTGTACTTGGCGTTTATAACCTTCGCGGTGATATTATTCCGATTATTGACCTCAGGCTTTTCTTTAACATTGAAATTCCTGAGCGTGATGATAATGCACTTGAAAACATGCTTATCGTTACGGTTGGTGAACAGACTTTTGGTGTCGTAGTAGATGCAATTGATAAGGTTGTCGGTATTCAGAAAAGTACCATTCAGCCGCCTCATCCTCTTTTTGGAGATATAAACATTAAGTATATCTACGGTGTTGTTGAGGCAGAACGTCATCTTTACATTCTTCTTGACATTGACAAGATTTTTGGAGTCAGGACACCGGAAGAAGAGCGCGAAATGGCAGAAACAGCTACTGCGCAGATGAAAAAGCGTCAGGCAGCAGCTATTGCTATACAGCAGCAGAGAACGGCTTCTCCTGAAGGAGTGCCTGCACAGGCAGTTCCAGAAAAGAAAGAAGTTGATCTGAATTTCATTGCTGATTCATTGAAGAACTTTAAAAAGTTTTACCTTACAGACGTTAACAGAGACTGGGTAAAAAAGCGTTATGCAGAATGGGAAAAGACAAGAGGTGAGGATAAGACTCAGCTTCAGTCTGATTCTGATGCAGAACTCTTTTTGAAGCCTTTCTATTCAAGATGCAACGAAACCTGGTGGACGGAAGATTTTGCTGAGAGTGTTGCAAAGGCACTTCCTGAAAACAGTGCAAAAAATATTGTCGTATGGAATCCTGGATGCGGTAAAGGTTATGAAAGCTATTCTCTTGCCTGTCTTTTAAAAAAGCGTTATCCTAATGCTAAGATAAAAGTTTACGGACATGATGTAGACCTTCTTAGTGTTTCTAATGCACCTTTGATGAATCTTACTGATCAGGCCAGTGCAGACTGGTACCAGCCATATACTACAAAAACTGTGAGTGGTGATTTTACATTCAGTAAGGAAATCAAGGATTCGGTTATGTTTGAATATCATGATTGTGTTCATACTAATAACCTTCCGCCGATTGACATCATTTTTGCAAGGGACGTACTTTCGTTCCTGTCAGAAGACTCTCAGAAAACAGTTTTAACTGATTTTAACGAGAAAATGAAAGGAAATGGTGTTATAATAGTAGGTGATAATGAAAATATTGCTATCCCGGGCTGGAATAAAAAGCAGTCAGGTAGTGTTGCAGTATATTCAAAATAA
- a CDS encoding chemotaxis protein CheX yields MRVEYINPFVETSYKILKEVLGGADVKRGDLYLKSTAMPVMGVAALVGLAGDVEGRVLFDMTFETAINIASQMNGEKLAEFDDLAKATISELANLITAQAVTKLHELGFKFDLTPPALFAGEKMEIAALSGTNQSVEALIVPLITEFGKIEVNVAIRERA; encoded by the coding sequence ATGAGAGTAGAGTACATTAACCCATTTGTAGAGACTTCATACAAAATATTGAAAGAAGTTTTGGGTGGTGCTGACGTAAAAAGAGGTGATTTATACCTTAAATCTACTGCCATGCCTGTAATGGGTGTTGCTGCATTAGTCGGACTTGCTGGAGACGTTGAAGGTCGTGTTCTTTTTGACATGACTTTTGAGACTGCAATTAATATTGCTTCTCAGATGAACGGTGAAAAGCTTGCTGAATTTGATGATCTTGCAAAGGCAACCATCAGTGAACTTGCAAACTTGATTACAGCCCAGGCAGTAACGAAGTTGCACGAACTTGGATTTAAATTTGACCTGACCCCACCGGCATTGTTTGCAGGTGAAAAAATGGAAATAGCAGCTTTAAGCGGTACGAATCAGAGTGTAGAAGCTCTTATCGTTCCTCTTATTACTGAATTTGGTAAAATTGAAGTCAACGTCGCTATTCGCGAACGCGCATAA
- a CDS encoding response regulator, which produces MKTREDFPSINERPPEGVKLDGTKFRVLVVDDSMFVAKQLTQILTSDGYEIVATAQDGKDGVDKYKELCPNVDLVTMDITMPRMDGITALEQIMAFDKNARVVMVSALGKEELVKKSLLSGAKNYIVKPLDRKKVLERIAAALK; this is translated from the coding sequence ATGAAAACTAGAGAGGATTTCCCGTCAATCAATGAACGTCCGCCTGAGGGAGTTAAACTTGATGGTACCAAATTCCGTGTACTTGTTGTCGATGATTCTATGTTCGTTGCAAAACAGTTGACCCAGATTCTTACCAGTGATGGTTATGAAATTGTTGCAACTGCACAGGATGGAAAGGACGGAGTTGACAAGTATAAGGAACTGTGCCCGAATGTTGACCTCGTAACGATGGATATTACTATGCCTCGTATGGACGGTATTACAGCCCTTGAGCAGATTATGGCATTTGATAAGAATGCTCGTGTTGTAATGGTTAGTGCTCTTGGTAAGGAAGAACTTGTTAAGAAGTCTCTTCTCAGCGGTGCAAAAAACTATATCGTTAAGCCATTGGATCGTAAAAAGGTTCTTGAACGTATTGCAGCAGCATTGAAATAG